The genomic region AAAATAGCCTGAAACAGTATCTGCCAGTTTCTGAATGGGTGCACGACTACGACTGGCATCGTTGACCATATGTATGATTTGGGAAAGCAAGGTTTCGCTACCTACTTTTTCGGCTTCCATCAAGAAAGATTGATTCCCATTAATGGTACCGCTACTTACTTTGTCATCTACAGTTTTATTAACTGGGATAGGCTCACCCGAAATCATTGATTCATCAACGGTAGTTTCGCCTTCGGTAATTTTGCCATCCACAGGGATTTTATCTCCTGGCTTTACTCGTAGTATATCTCCTTTTTCAATTTGGTCAATGGAAACTTCTTCCTCATTTCCATCGACTACACGTACTGCTTTGTTAGGTGCAAGTTTCAAGAGTTCCTTAACTGCTGAATTAGTTTTGCTATGCGCACGGGCTTCCAAAACCTGACCCATCAATACCAACGTGAGAATCACGGTAGCGGCTTCAAAATACACGTGAACCGCACCGGATTCTGTCTTAAATTGCTCAGGGAAAAAGTCTGGAAATAGCATCCCGAAAACACTGAATAACCACGCCACGCCCGCACCTATACCGATTAACGTAAACATATTGAGATTCCACGTTTTGATACTTCGGTAGGCACGTTCAAAGAACATCCAAGTGGCATAAAACACTACTGGAATGGAAAGCCCAAACTGAATCCAGTTCCACCATTTCTGTTCCATTACATCGTATAGCGGATTGTTGGGAATCATCTCGCTCATAGCGATTAAGAAAATAGGAAGCGTAAAAGCTACTGCTATCCAAAATTTCTTAATCAGCTTATTGTAGGTTTTTTCTTCTGCTGATAAATCAGGTTCCATCGGCACTAAATCCATTCCGCAAATTGGACAAGCTCCAGATTCGTCTTTTACGACTTCTGGGTGCATTGGGCAGGTCCATTGTTCTGAAGTCGTTGCTGACAAATTTTGTTCTTCGACTAAATCCATTCCGCATACTGGACAATCTCCTGGCTTGTCGTAGGTTTTGTCGCCTTCACAATGCATTGGACAGTAGAAGGTTCCTGTTCCTTTGCCTTTAGGTTTTTGCTTTTTCACGGAAGCGGAATCATCTTTATGATGATGCTCGCCCGGTTTGTGAATACTGTATGAACCGCCATCTTCTTTCAATGCTTTCTGAAATGTGTCTATTGGAATATGGGATTCCATTTCGATAGTTGCCTCTTCTTTTTCTAAATTGACCGAAGCATTGATTACACCTTCCACTTTAGAAAGTGTCTGCTCAACGTGATTTCTACAACCATTGCAGGTCATCCCTTGTATGTGATAGGTGTGTTTCATTTTTATTGAATTATGAATTTTATAATCAAACCTCCTGCAAGCCATACATAACAAATGAATGCTGCATATTTTAAGATGGTTTCCAACAATTGGCTTTTTGGTGCCATCTCGCTCATAGAATGCTCCACGTCTTTTTTCTTATAAAAACCCAGGTAAATTAGGTAGGCCGAAATAGCAAGAAAGGTAATGTTCAAAAAGAAGGTGTAGTCAATCTTAAAATGTTCTTTATCCTGAATTTTTACCTGCGATGGGTCTGGCAGTATACTAAGCAAGTCGAAACTATAGTGTAGTGCCAGTGATGTACCAATCAAAGCCGTAAACAGCAGGAATAATATGAACAATGACATCTTCCATCCGTAATATTTTGCATTGATTCGCAATACGGGAAATACGACCAAATCGCTAAAAATAAATGCCATAACCCCTGCAAAACTTACGCCCTTACCAAAGAGTAAAGCTGCCAAAGGAATATTACCCATTGAGCCGATAAACGTCAAAAACGCAGCAACAGGTCCGACCACGATATGTTCCAGAATTTCGAGAAAAGTAAAATCTGTATTGCCTTGACCACTATTGATGAACAAGGTCTGAAAAAAGGAATCGGGAACGAATGCCGCTACGATTCCAGCAATGGTAAAGCCTACGGTTACGTCTTTCCAGACCATCTGCCATTCCATCTTATATTTTTTAGCCACACGCGCCCAGCTCTCTTCCTTTTTAATCTGTTTTTTCCAATTCTTGGAATCGTCCATCGCATCATCCTCTTCACTTTCAAGATTTTTTCGTGCTTTCTCAATAAGCTTTTTAGGATTGATAATGCGAATCAAAATCCAGCAAATGAGGATTAGCATTATTCCACCTACATACTCGCCCACAACAAATTGCCATCCCAGAAAAATGGAAATGATGATACCCAATTCAATTACGAGATTGGTCGATGCCAGTAGATACGCTATGGAAGATGAAAAACTTGCACCTTTCTTGAAGATGGATTTAGTTCCCGCCAGCGCGGCAAAGCTGCACGAGCTACTTATAAAGCCAAAAAATGTACCCAAGAGCATACTTTTGCCTTCCTTTTCTCCCATTGCTTTTTGCATCCGCTTTTCGGTTACAAAAATCTGTATCATACTACTGATGATGTAACCCAATATAAACGCCCATAATGCCATCCAGAAAAACCCGGTAGTCGTATAGGCCGCTTCGCCCCATTGTTTTAGAAAATCATTCATTTACATTTTATTTGATGGTTTCTGACACTTTTCCACATTTCAGCATCTTGTCGCCGAAGTAAGGATTACGTATTTCTCTTTCAGTTGATAACCAGTAACCGCCTTCGTTGTTAAAAGCCATTGGGCAAAACTGTTTATACACTTCTCCATTTTTGATAGATTCATCTACGATGGCAGTCATTTTCTCAGTAACGCTGGAAAAAATGGTACGTTGCTCTTCGATATCTCTTGCATCTGAAATTTTTGAAAGCATATTTTTCAATTGTGCGTCATCGGTATTTTCCATTAGCATTTTAGCACCTGATTTAGCCTCACTTACATCTGAATTTACCAAAGCTGTCTTGAGATGGATATAATGCCGAAACTGATTTTTCACATCAGGATTGCTAAAGGTTAATTCTGTCTTTGAGGTCTCAACAGTTTCCTCGTTAGCATTTTTTGTTTTCGCTTCGTTCTTACAAGCTATTAAGGTTGTGATAGCAATAACGGTAAGGACAGTTTTGAATAGTTTTTTCATAATTGAGATTTTAGATTATTGATTTATTAAATAGTTGATGATGGATTGTTTCGCGTAATACATCTGTACCGACTCTATCTGATTCATCTGAAATTTTAATTGCAGTTCCTGTATGTCCAGCACGTCATTAAAGTCTATAGTTCCCGTTTCATAATTCTTGATAAGAATTTGCTCGGCATCTTTCGCCTGCTTTAAATTTTTAGCTTGGGTATTAAATTTAATTCGGGCTTGGTTGCGTAGGGATATCGCTTTCGCGAAAGCGGATTCCAACACATTCAATCGTTCCTCTTTTTGAGTTTCGATTTCCTGTTGGCGTAACTCATTTTGCCTTGAAATGGACTTATATCGATTATTAAAAATGGGAATGGAAACCGAAACCATTGGCATCAACACATCCTTTCCATTGTCTATTGGGTTCATATCGGTACGCTCGCTTACGGGTAGGTAATCAATACCAAAACCAATCATTGGCAAACCTTCACGCTGATTGAGCAGTTCCGATTGTGCTACGGATTCGTATAATTTATCGTACTTGAGCAGTTCAGGATTGAGCGATAGTGCGTCTGTGCCGTATATAGGGTCATTCTCTGGTATTTTCATTGCTGCAACTATATCAACCGTCCTATTTTCATCCCGATTTAAGAGATTATTGAAGGTTGTTTGTTCAGCGCTAAATTCCTCTTCCAATACTTCTTTTTGTTGCTGCAATTCATTTTGACGAATCTGCAAACGCAATACATCTACCGCAGATGCCTTGCCTACTTCTACAGAGGTCAGGGCAAGTCGCTCATAGGTTTTTAATAGTTGGATATTCTCGTCAAGTACCTTTTGCTTTGCTCTTGTTTCATACAATCTGTAATAGGATTGCGCTACTGAAAGCGCCAATTTTCGTTTGGCGATCATTAATTCTACGTATTCGGCTTCGGCCATTGAAGTCGCATAATTTTCACGTGCGGTAACGGTTCCAAACCAAGGCAACATCTGTTTTACGCCTATCCGTGCTAGTTGTGCGCCCACCCTTGTTTCTGGCTCACTTACAAAATAACCTGCGCTTACTTCAGTATTGGGTAGCCAGTTTGCTTCATTGATTTTTTCTTCGGCAATATTGTAACGCAGTTCAAAAGCCTGAATTTCTGGGTTATTAGCTTCAGCTTCTTCAA from Nonlabens arenilitoris harbors:
- a CDS encoding DUF3347 domain-containing protein — translated: MKKLFKTVLTVIAITTLIACKNEAKTKNANEETVETSKTELTFSNPDVKNQFRHYIHLKTALVNSDVSEAKSGAKMLMENTDDAQLKNMLSKISDARDIEEQRTIFSSVTEKMTAIVDESIKNGEVYKQFCPMAFNNEGGYWLSTEREIRNPYFGDKMLKCGKVSETIK
- a CDS encoding permease; this translates as MNDFLKQWGEAAYTTTGFFWMALWAFILGYIISSMIQIFVTEKRMQKAMGEKEGKSMLLGTFFGFISSSCSFAALAGTKSIFKKGASFSSSIAYLLASTNLVIELGIIISIFLGWQFVVGEYVGGIMLILICWILIRIINPKKLIEKARKNLESEEDDAMDDSKNWKKQIKKEESWARVAKKYKMEWQMVWKDVTVGFTIAGIVAAFVPDSFFQTLFINSGQGNTDFTFLEILEHIVVGPVAAFLTFIGSMGNIPLAALLFGKGVSFAGVMAFIFSDLVVFPVLRINAKYYGWKMSLFILFLLFTALIGTSLALHYSFDLLSILPDPSQVKIQDKEHFKIDYTFFLNITFLAISAYLIYLGFYKKKDVEHSMSEMAPKSQLLETILKYAAFICYVWLAGGLIIKFIIQ
- a CDS encoding TolC family protein → MKNIKIIICLLFVSAEVYAERRRSAKARLNALLIISIGLISIGGQAQQLQSYIEEAEANNPEIQAFELRYNIAEEKINEANWLPNTEVSAGYFVSEPETRVGAQLARIGVKQMLPWFGTVTARENYATSMAEAEYVELMIAKRKLALSVAQSYYRLYETRAKQKVLDENIQLLKTYERLALTSVEVGKASAVDVLRLQIRQNELQQQKEVLEEEFSAEQTTFNNLLNRDENRTVDIVAAMKIPENDPIYGTDALSLNPELLKYDKLYESVAQSELLNQREGLPMIGFGIDYLPVSERTDMNPIDNGKDVLMPMVSVSIPIFNNRYKSISRQNELRQQEIETQKEERLNVLESAFAKAISLRNQARIKFNTQAKNLKQAKDAEQILIKNYETGTIDFNDVLDIQELQLKFQMNQIESVQMYYAKQSIINYLINQ
- a CDS encoding heavy metal translocating P-type ATPase → MKHTYHIQGMTCNGCRNHVEQTLSKVEGVINASVNLEKEEATIEMESHIPIDTFQKALKEDGGSYSIHKPGEHHHKDDSASVKKQKPKGKGTGTFYCPMHCEGDKTYDKPGDCPVCGMDLVEEQNLSATTSEQWTCPMHPEVVKDESGACPICGMDLVPMEPDLSAEEKTYNKLIKKFWIAVAFTLPIFLIAMSEMIPNNPLYDVMEQKWWNWIQFGLSIPVVFYATWMFFERAYRSIKTWNLNMFTLIGIGAGVAWLFSVFGMLFPDFFPEQFKTESGAVHVYFEAATVILTLVLMGQVLEARAHSKTNSAVKELLKLAPNKAVRVVDGNEEEVSIDQIEKGDILRVKPGDKIPVDGKITEGETTVDESMISGEPIPVNKTVDDKVSSGTINGNQSFLMEAEKVGSETLLSQIIHMVNDASRSRAPIQKLADTVSGYFVPVVVIIAVITFIVWAIWGPEPAYVYALVNAIAVLIIACPCALGLATPMSVMVGVGKGAQNGVLIKNAEALEKMDKVDTLIVDKTGTITEGKPTVEKVGSFDESRFRESEILHLIASLNSSSEHPLAEATVKYGKEQKVEISKTENFSAVTGKGVEGTVEGKKLDLGNDKMMEYANAKLSPEMETEAQSFQKQGKTVSYLSIDGEVSGYVVIGDKIKETSAKAIKELQNKGIEVIMLTGDNQDTAQAVASELNLADFKAGMLPENKLDEVKKLQEQGKVVAMAGDGINDAPALAKSDVGIAMGTGTDVAIESAMITLVKGDLHGIVKARNLSHKVMRNIKQNLFFAMIYNTLGVPIAAGVLFPFFGILLSPMIAALAMSFSSVSVIANALRLRTKSIN